The genomic region CCTGGGCAAAAACATTCTCGGCTCGGGCTACGACCTGGATTTACACGTGCACCCTGGTGGCGGCGCCTACATTTGCGGTGAGGAAACTGCACTACTCGAGTCGCTGGAGGGCAAGCGGGGCAACCCGCGCAATAAGCCGCCGTTCCCGGCTGTGCAGGGCCTATACGCTCGCCCTACGGTAGTAAACAACGTAGAGTCGATTGCGGCGGTGGTACCCATCATCAACGACGGCGGCGACGAATATGCCAAGCTAGGGGTAGGCAAGAGCACCGGCACCAAGCTATTCTCGGCCTGCGGCCACCTCAATAAGCCCGGCATCTACGAAATAGAGTTGGGCGTGCCAGTCGAAGAATTCATTTACTCGGATGAATACTGCGGTGGCATCTGGAAAGGTAGGGAGCTAAAAGCGGTGGTAGCCGGTGGCTCATCCGTACCCATCCTACCCAAAGAGCTGATCCTGAAAACCGCAGCCGGTGAAAACCGCCTGATGACCTACGAATCCCTCTCCGACGGTGGTTTCGTAACGGGCACTATGCTGGGTTCGGGTGGCTTCATCGCCATGGACGAAACCACCTGCATCGTGCGCAATACCTGGAGCTTCTCGCGGTTCTACCACCACGAAAGCTGCGGCCAATGCTCGCCTTGCCGCGAAGGCACAGGCTGGATGGAGAAAGTGCTGCACCGCCTGGAGCACGGTCACGGCCACATGGAAGACATTGACCTACTCGTGAGTGTAGCCAAGCAGATTGAAGGCAACACCATTTGCCCGCTCGGCGAAGCCGCTGCATGGCCGGTAGCCGCCGCCGTGCGTCACTTCCGCGACGAGTTTGAGTGGCACGTGACGCACGCCAAAGAAGCCGCCCGCCCCGGCGCGGTGTACCCTGGTAAAGCAGTGCTGGCTTAACTGTCATGCTGACGAAGGAAGCATCTTATCGTGGCTGCTTTCGTCAAATTCACTAAACTATTGCGGCGCTGATGTGATAAGGTCCTTCGCCCCGCTCAGGATGACAAACAAATGGCTAAAATAACCTTCGACGGCATTGAGATTGAGGTTCCCGATGGAACCACAATCATGAATGCGGCTCGTACCGTGGGCGGTAGCATTGTGCCACCGGCCATGTGCTACTACACGCCGCTGAAAGGCTCGGGCGGCAAGTGCCGTGCCTGCCTAGTGAAAGTAACGGCTGGCTCTACCAAAGACCCGCGTCCCATGCCCAAGCTGGTGCCTTCGTGCATTACGTCGGTACAGGACGGCATGGTAGTCGAAAATACTGTGAATCAGCAGGTGCTGGATGTGCGCAAGGGCATTGTGGAGATGCTGCTCATCAACCACCCCCTCGATTGCCCCGTGTGCGACCAGGCAGGTGAGTGCGATTTGCAAAACTTTGCTTTTGAGCACGGCGTGAGCACTACGCGCTATACTGAGGAGCGCCGTACGTTCGACAAAATCGACATTGGGCCGCTGATTCAGCTGCACATGACGCGTTGCATCTTGTGCTACCGCTGCGTGTACACCGCCAACCAAGTAGCCGGCGACCGGGTACACGGCGTGCTGGGCCGCGGCGACGCCGCTGAAATTGGCACCTACATCGAAAACATCATCGATCAGGACTTCTCCGGTAACGTTATCGACGTGTGCCCAGTAGGCGCCCTCACCGACAAAACATGGCGCTTTAAGTCGCGCGTGTGGTTTACGAAGCCCGTGAATGCCCACCGCGACTGCCCCAAATGCTCAGGCAATGTGCTGCTGTGGTACAAAGGCAAAGATGTGCTACGCATAACCGCTCGTAAAGATGAGTATGGAGAGGTGAAGGAGTGGATCTGCAACGAGTGCCGCTTCGAGAAGAAAGAAACCTCGGACTGGACTATTGAAGGCCCTGCTCACATCGACCGCTCTTCCGTGATTTCGGCTAACCATTACGAGCTGCCAGTGCTTAACCATTCCGTAGTAGCCGACCTACCCGAAAGTACCCAGCGCGAGTTGGAGAAAAATCCACCGCTGAAATTAGGATCGTAAATTGAGCTGTTAGCTCTCTGTGCTTCACTATTAAAACAACAGCTAGCAGCTAACAGCTGATAGCTATCAGCTAAAAAGAATGCTAGAACTTCCTGCCCTCGGCTGGCAATCCATCGTCATCTTCGTAGTCTTTGCGCTGTCGTTGTTGATTGCTACGTATTGTACCTACGCCGAACGCGTAATTGCGGCCTTTCTGCAAGACCGGGTAGGCCCGGACCGTGCCGGCCCCTACGGCTTGCTTCAGCCGTTGGCCGATGCCGTGAAGATGTTCACCAAGGAAGAATTTTTCCCCAGTGGTGCCAATACGGCACTATTCATCTTTGGCCCTTGCCTGGCCATGATTACGGCGCTGATGTCGTCGGCAGTTATTCCGTTTGGCAACGTGCTGGAGTTCGGTTCCAACTACTTCTTTCTGCAAGGCATCGAGGTGAATATCGGGATGCTGTGGGTATTTGGCGTAGTGTCGCTGGGCGTGTACGGTATCATGATTGGTGGCTGGGCTTCCAACAACAAGTTTTCGTTGCTGGGCGCCATCCGGGCGGCTTCGCAGAATATCAGCTACGAGCTGGCCATGGGCATGTCGCTGATTGCGGTGCTGATGATTTCGGGTACTCTGTCGCTGCGCGAAATCACCTTGCAGCAGTCGGTAGCTGGCGAGTGGCATTTCTGGAATATCGTGAAGCAGCCCTTGGGCTTTATCATTTTCCTGGTGTGTGCTTTCGCTGAAACCAACCGTACGCCCTTTGACTTGCCCGAGTGCGAAACCGAGCTGGTAGGGGGCTACCACACCGAGTATTCGTCGATGAAACTGGGTCTGTATCTATTTTCTGAATACGTGAACATCTTCGTGGCCTCAGCCGTGATGAGCGTGCTGTACTTCGGTGGTTTCAATTTTCCTTTCCAGTACGAGCTGCGCGACTGGTTGGTGAGCAACCAAGACTGGACATTGGCCGGCGCGCAAAACCTGATTACCATTCTGGGTACCGTACTGCTATTCGGAAAGATTTTCGGTTTCATCTTTTTCTTCATGTGGGTGCGCTGGACCCTACCCCGCTTCCGCTACGACCAGCTGATGCGCCTGGGCTGGACCATTCTTATCCCCCTATCCATTTTCAACATCCTACTCACGGGCGGATTGATTTCGTTTGGTATCATTCAGTAGGTTTTTGATCCGATTTTATGCAACCCCTTAGCAATAGAGCCAAGCAAGTCGACAAAAAGCCCATGACGCTGGCCGAGCGGGCTTACCTGCCGGCTATCTTTCAGGGCCTGAGCATCACGATGCGGCACTTCTTCATGAAGAAGCCTACCATTCGCTACCCCGAGGAGCAGCGGCCATTTTCGCCGGTGTTCCGTGGCCTGCACGTGCTAAAGCGCGACGAACAGGGTAGGGAGCGATGCACTGCCTGTGGCCTGTGCGCCGTGGCCTGCCCTGCCGAAGCTATTACGATGGTAGCCGGCGAGCGGAAAAAGGGCGAAGAAGGCCTGTATCGCGAGGAGAAATACGCCGTCAGCTACGAAATTAATATGCTACGGTGCATATTCTGCGGCCTTTGCGAAGAAGCCTGCCCCAAAGCAGCCGTCTACCTGCAAGCCGATAAAATGGCTCCACCCCGCTTCGAGCGCGATGAGTTCATTTATGGTAAAAACCGCTTGGTAGAGCCTGTTTCACCAGACAACCGCTCGAAGCGGGGCATCCAGCTCACCGAGGAGCAAGCCCAGCAGCTACGTGCTAAAATGGACGCTCAGCTGGCGTAAGTACGACAACTCCCCTCCTCATCTGAGGAGGGGTTGTTCAACCTTTCGGTTGAATTGGGGCGGTTGATTCGATGCTGATGTTGTCTATATAGCACCACCCGTTTCATACCACCCAAATCACTTCTAGTATCTTGTCTTAGCTTTGCCCTATGTCCCCACTTTTTCTCTTCCTGTCGTTTCTGGCGTTGCTGAGCGCGCTGGGCGTGGTTATCGCCAAGAATCCCGTGCACAGCGTGTTGTTCCTGATCCTGACGTTCTTTGCCTTGTCGGGGCACTACCTGATTCTGAACGCGCAGTTTCTGGCAGCCGTGAACATCATCGTGTATGCGGGTGCTATTATGGTGCTGTTCCTGTTCGTGATTATGTTTCTGAACCTGAACGCTGAAACAGAGCCTAAAAAGCCTTTGCTGGCACAGATAGCCGCCGTCATTGCGGGTGGCTCTTTACTGCTCGTGCTGGTGGCTGCGCTTCGCAACGTAGAGCCAGTAGGCTACGATGCTGCTACCTTCGACTCGCAGATTGGTATGGTGGACCGCCTTGGCCTGATCTTGTACGATCAGTACTTACTGCCTTTCGAATTGGCTTCTATCCTGTTCCTAGCTGCTATGGTAGGCGCTGTGATGCTGGGCAAACGCGAAACGGGCGAGCGGAATTTCTAAGTTTGTTTTCAACAAAAGCAAAAGCGGCAGCTGAAATTTCAGCTGCCGCTTTTGCTTTTATACTTCCGTTTGGGTGGCCATCGGCTCCTCACCAAACTTGCGGCGCATCCAGGCCGGGCCACAAGCACTCTGCATTTTCTGCCGAAATTTTTCCTGTTCCTCAGGTGTCATAGTCGCCATGCGGCCGGCAATCTTTTGTTTCCAGGCATTGCGGCGGCGCGCCCAGCCAGCACCGCCCCTACCCCATCCGCCAAACAGAACGCGCGAGAGCAACAGCAGGCCCAAGCCTTGCCAGAAACTGATGACCGGCCCATTGAATAGTTCGGGCACCAGTTTGTTCCACAGAATCATAAAGAACTGACCGACTATTGCAAGAAATACGACGGCGAAGAGCAGGAATTTTAGGCCGCGTAGC from Hymenobacter aerilatus harbors:
- a CDS encoding NuoI/complex I 23 kDa subunit family protein, with protein sequence MQPLSNRAKQVDKKPMTLAERAYLPAIFQGLSITMRHFFMKKPTIRYPEEQRPFSPVFRGLHVLKRDEQGRERCTACGLCAVACPAEAITMVAGERKKGEEGLYREEKYAVSYEINMLRCIFCGLCEEACPKAAVYLQADKMAPPRFERDEFIYGKNRLVEPVSPDNRSKRGIQLTEEQAQQLRAKMDAQLA
- a CDS encoding NADH-quinone oxidoreductase subunit J family protein; the protein is MSPLFLFLSFLALLSALGVVIAKNPVHSVLFLILTFFALSGHYLILNAQFLAAVNIIVYAGAIMVLFLFVIMFLNLNAETEPKKPLLAQIAAVIAGGSLLLVLVAALRNVEPVGYDAATFDSQIGMVDRLGLILYDQYLLPFELASILFLAAMVGAVMLGKRETGERNF
- a CDS encoding 2Fe-2S iron-sulfur cluster-binding protein gives rise to the protein MAKITFDGIEIEVPDGTTIMNAARTVGGSIVPPAMCYYTPLKGSGGKCRACLVKVTAGSTKDPRPMPKLVPSCITSVQDGMVVENTVNQQVLDVRKGIVEMLLINHPLDCPVCDQAGECDLQNFAFEHGVSTTRYTEERRTFDKIDIGPLIQLHMTRCILCYRCVYTANQVAGDRVHGVLGRGDAAEIGTYIENIIDQDFSGNVIDVCPVGALTDKTWRFKSRVWFTKPVNAHRDCPKCSGNVLLWYKGKDVLRITARKDEYGEVKEWICNECRFEKKETSDWTIEGPAHIDRSSVISANHYELPVLNHSVVADLPESTQRELEKNPPLKLGS
- the nuoH gene encoding NADH-quinone oxidoreductase subunit NuoH, which produces MLELPALGWQSIVIFVVFALSLLIATYCTYAERVIAAFLQDRVGPDRAGPYGLLQPLADAVKMFTKEEFFPSGANTALFIFGPCLAMITALMSSAVIPFGNVLEFGSNYFFLQGIEVNIGMLWVFGVVSLGVYGIMIGGWASNNKFSLLGAIRAASQNISYELAMGMSLIAVLMISGTLSLREITLQQSVAGEWHFWNIVKQPLGFIIFLVCAFAETNRTPFDLPECETELVGGYHTEYSSMKLGLYLFSEYVNIFVASAVMSVLYFGGFNFPFQYELRDWLVSNQDWTLAGAQNLITILGTVLLFGKIFGFIFFFMWVRWTLPRFRYDQLMRLGWTILIPLSIFNILLTGGLISFGIIQ
- the nuoF gene encoding NADH-quinone oxidoreductase subunit NuoF gives rise to the protein MGRKLLTEHINVEGIDTFEVYRKHGGYRSVEKALKTMTPDEVVEEVKKSGLRGRGGAGFPTGMKWSFLAKPEGIPRHLVCNADESEPGTFKDRHLMSKLPHLLIEGMITSSYALGANTSYIYIRGELLYVLRILEKAISEAYANGFLGKNILGSGYDLDLHVHPGGGAYICGEETALLESLEGKRGNPRNKPPFPAVQGLYARPTVVNNVESIAAVVPIINDGGDEYAKLGVGKSTGTKLFSACGHLNKPGIYEIELGVPVEEFIYSDEYCGGIWKGRELKAVVAGGSSVPILPKELILKTAAGENRLMTYESLSDGGFVTGTMLGSGGFIAMDETTCIVRNTWSFSRFYHHESCGQCSPCREGTGWMEKVLHRLEHGHGHMEDIDLLVSVAKQIEGNTICPLGEAAAWPVAAAVRHFRDEFEWHVTHAKEAARPGAVYPGKAVLA